The following coding sequences lie in one Arachis ipaensis cultivar K30076 chromosome B05, Araip1.1, whole genome shotgun sequence genomic window:
- the LOC107643775 gene encoding uncharacterized protein LOC107643775, translating to MYVTRHLSHYKKDHNALSGSLPDPPEGPNSGYLVLQDEAAQSYCCFGLWKNNCISHLPFPQDKNLTVTYIESYGEDVTIDLDKVIFIPVLNQSLSSNRYYVIRRKGKHQGEACTSSKQEDMKNCLFCKCVKDVKPRPLDPFNEYQQFEIIKTRCGFYAKPVAEDAFPPLFLRRKSWRLCAKTPHNYTLDEALGINHSLRGQLLPTINFPLSNDRSDSVVIGKWYCPFMFVKEGMKLKDQMKGSVFYEMTLEQRWEKIFSKKNSSIGSEGNEVFVDVVVETELAMVDGKQAFWDEGNVDDGVLWFKSLDNVGGGVSVGLSLVIGERMKWEQERGGWLGFNNNNNNNKQVRVTREEKFKGAPRWEDFGCFVLVESFVLKRMDGSVVVTYDFRHTHQIMCKWE from the exons ATGTATGTTACAAGGCATCTTTCACACTATAAGAAAGACCATAATGCTCTTTCGGGGTCACTCCCTGATCCTCCTGAGGGTCCAAATTCAGGTTACCTTGTTCTTCAAGATGAAGCAGCACAATCATATTGTTGTTTTGGTTTGTGGAAGAACAATTGCATAAGCCACCTACCTTTTCCTCAGGACAAGAACTTGACAGTTACTTATATTGAAAGCTATGGAGAAGATGTCACAATTGATCTTGACAAGGTTATTTTCATTCCAGTTCTTAATCAATCATTGTCTTCCAATCGCTACTATGTTATTCGGAGGAAAGGAAAGCATCAAGG GGAAGCATGCACAAGTTCTAAGCAAGAGGACATGAAAAATTGTTTATTTTGCAAGTGTGTCAAAGATGTTAAACCAAGACCTTTGGATCCCTTCAACGAATATCAGCAATTTGAGATCATTAAAACCCGTTGTGGGTTTTATGCAAAGCCAGTTGCTGAAGATGCCTTTCCTCCTTTGTTTTTAAGGAGAAAAAGTTGGAGGCTTTGTGCCAAGACTCCACACAATTACACTTTGGATGAAGCTCTTGGCATAAACCATTCCTTGCGTGGCCAATTATTACCAACAATAAATTTCCCATTATCTAATGATCGTTCTGATTCAGTGGTAATTGGGAAGTGGTATTGCCCATTTATGTTTGTGAAGGAAGGAATGAAACTCAAGGACCAGATGAAAGGATCCGTTTTTTATGAAATGACACTTGAGCAAAGATGGGAGAAAATTTTCTCaaagaaaaatagtagtattggTAGTGAGGGAAATGAAGTGTTTGTCGATGTTGTTGTTGAAACAGAATTGGCAATGGTGGATGGAAAGCAAGCTTTTTGGGATGAAGGGAATGTTGATGATGGTGTGCTTTGGTTTAAGAGTTTAGATAATGTAGGAGGAGGAGTTAGTGTTGGATTGAGTTTGGTGATTGGTGAGAGAATGAAATGGGAGCAAGAAAGAGGTGGTTGGTTgggtttcaataataataataataataataagcaaGTGAGGGTAACTAGAGAAGAGAAATTTAAAGGGGCTCCGAGGTGGGAAGATTTTGGGTGCTTTGTACTTGTGGAAAGCTTTGTTTTGAAGAGAATGGATGGAAGTGTGGTGGTAACTTATGATTTTAGGCACACTCATCAAATTATGTGCAAATGGGAGTGA